A window of the Pedobacter frigiditerrae genome harbors these coding sequences:
- a CDS encoding single-stranded DNA-binding protein: protein MENVVNKVVLSGFAGSDAELKVVSGNQKLARVNIAVNESYKNGAGEEVKKTNWFSLTFWGAKADIAELKIKKGTRFTIEGRLQNNNYEAKDGSKRYITDIVVDEVEVKELEVAN, encoded by the coding sequence ATGGAAAACGTAGTAAACAAAGTAGTATTGAGCGGATTTGCAGGTAGTGATGCAGAGTTAAAAGTGGTAAGTGGTAATCAGAAATTGGCACGTGTAAACATTGCAGTAAATGAAAGCTATAAAAACGGAGCAGGTGAAGAAGTGAAAAAAACCAATTGGTTTTCTTTGACCTTTTGGGGAGCAAAAGCAGATATCGCAGAGTTAAAGATTAAAAAAGGTACACGTTTTACAATCGAAGGCAGGTTGCAAAACAACAATTATGAAGCTAAAGATGGTAGTAAACGTTACATCACAGATATTGTGGTAGACGAGGTTGAGGTGAAGGAATTAGAAGTAGCAAATTAG
- a CDS encoding SRPBCC domain-containing protein, producing MESNLLFDFIVNKEEKTIVVKREFAADLKLVWEAWTSAEFLEQWIAPKPWRAETKTMDFKEGGFWHYAMISPQGEKHWSRYDYQTIEPQKSITELRGFSDENGTINPNFPRTLCTNIFNEINGNTFVTVTAQYGSLEVLEYMVANGFKEGMSAALANLDELLSNLKK from the coding sequence ATGGAAAGTAATTTATTGTTCGATTTTATTGTAAACAAGGAAGAAAAAACCATTGTGGTTAAACGTGAATTTGCGGCCGACCTTAAATTGGTTTGGGAAGCGTGGACAAGTGCTGAATTTCTTGAACAATGGATAGCGCCAAAACCTTGGAGAGCTGAAACCAAAACCATGGATTTTAAAGAAGGTGGCTTTTGGCATTATGCAATGATCAGTCCGCAGGGCGAAAAACATTGGAGCCGATATGATTACCAAACCATCGAACCACAAAAAAGCATTACCGAATTGAGAGGATTTAGCGATGAAAACGGAACCATTAATCCGAATTTTCCTAGAACATTATGTACCAACATTTTTAACGAAATAAACGGTAATACATTCGTAACCGTTACCGCCCAATATGGAAGCCTTGAAGTTTTGGAATACATGGTTGCAAATGGCTTCAAAGAAGGTATGTCTGCAGCACTTGCAAACCTTGATGAATTATTATCAAATCTTAAAAAATAA
- a CDS encoding VOC family protein, whose amino-acid sequence MALINPHINFNGNAEEAFNFYKSVFGGEFTKIMRFKDIASDQFPIEEKDANKIMHIALSIGNNSLMGNDVPEIMGKVNENENRSKIAVSAESLEEAEKLFKGLSAGGNVEVPNDSPEGSHFSMFRDQFGIEWMIDFNQA is encoded by the coding sequence ATGGCACTTATCAACCCACACATTAACTTCAACGGCAATGCCGAAGAAGCATTCAATTTTTACAAATCTGTATTTGGTGGCGAGTTCACAAAGATCATGCGCTTTAAGGACATTGCAAGCGATCAGTTTCCAATAGAAGAGAAAGATGCAAATAAGATCATGCACATTGCTTTATCAATTGGCAACAATAGCTTAATGGGCAATGATGTTCCAGAAATCATGGGGAAAGTAAATGAAAATGAAAACAGGTCTAAAATTGCTGTTAGTGCCGAAAGTCTAGAAGAGGCCGAAAAATTATTTAAAGGACTTTCAGCAGGTGGAAATGTTGAGGTTCCTAATGATAGCCCTGAAGGTTCACATTTCTCTATGTTTCGAGACCAATTTGGCATAGAATGGATGATAGATTTTAACCAAGCGTAA
- the sigZ gene encoding RNA polymerase sigma factor SigZ, producing the protein MTTEVTNIWTDFHKELKAFILNKTRNSADTDDILQEVFIKIIRNMDKVNQAENLRHYLYGIVRNAINDYFRNRKQIVDNAEIEEKITEEETQSLNSTIAECCIKPFINKLPDNYRDALLITEFQDISQKDLAEKLNISYSGAKSRVQRGKEKLKELILNCCAYQSDKYGNLIDTEDKNCGCS; encoded by the coding sequence ATGACAACAGAAGTAACAAATATTTGGACTGACTTTCACAAAGAACTAAAAGCATTCATTTTAAATAAAACACGAAATTCGGCTGACACAGACGACATTTTGCAAGAAGTTTTTATTAAAATAATTCGCAATATGGACAAAGTAAATCAAGCCGAAAATTTGAGACATTATTTGTACGGAATTGTACGAAATGCAATCAACGACTATTTTAGAAACAGAAAGCAAATAGTTGACAATGCAGAAATTGAAGAAAAAATAACCGAAGAAGAAACCCAATCATTGAACTCTACAATTGCTGAATGTTGTATAAAACCATTTATCAACAAGTTGCCCGACAATTACAGAGATGCTTTATTGATAACGGAATTTCAAGATATTTCACAAAAAGATTTAGCAGAAAAATTAAACATTTCATATTCAGGAGCAAAATCAAGAGTGCAACGAGGGAAAGAAAAACTCAAAGAACTCATTTTAAATTGTTGTGCTTATCAAAGCGACAAGTACGGAAACTTAATTGATACCGAAGATAAAAATTGTGGATGCTCATAG
- a CDS encoding metallophosphoesterase, giving the protein MRTFVIGDIHGCFDELMELTRKIGLTADDLLISVGDIVDRGNKSKEVYEYLLNRPNSKVLVGNHERKHQNRILSYSQEIVKLQFGADYEDFLKWIRTLDYYYETEDAIVVHAFFEHDKDLKEQKQEVLCGSTSGTRYLEKKYGPEAFWGEYYQCDKPIIYGHHVVGDSPKILNNTYGIDTGACHGDYLTAIELPTFKIHQVKAKKDYWKEEQRLWQIPVLKAKDWNNMQFADIDKQLNKLAYIEEPELVNYLAEIRIWKEELVNSYADIQLKIENLRKSLMEEHKENFSIEANKFPFKACLFKSKTNNFTLEYLEKNLNTPSKVSELKNQLKL; this is encoded by the coding sequence ATGAGAACATTTGTTATTGGAGATATACACGGTTGCTTTGATGAGCTGATGGAACTTACCAGAAAAATTGGGTTAACAGCCGATGATTTGCTTATTTCCGTTGGTGATATAGTTGATAGAGGAAATAAATCCAAAGAAGTATATGAGTATCTCCTGAATAGACCCAATTCAAAAGTATTAGTTGGCAATCACGAAAGAAAACACCAAAATAGAATTTTAAGCTATTCCCAAGAGATTGTGAAACTTCAATTTGGTGCCGATTATGAAGATTTTCTAAAATGGATACGAACGTTAGACTATTATTACGAAACCGAAGATGCTATTGTAGTTCACGCTTTTTTTGAGCATGATAAAGACCTAAAAGAACAAAAACAGGAAGTACTTTGTGGCTCAACGTCGGGCACTAGGTATTTAGAAAAAAAGTATGGCCCTGAAGCATTTTGGGGAGAATATTATCAGTGCGACAAACCTATTATTTATGGTCATCATGTTGTAGGCGACAGTCCAAAGATTTTAAATAATACTTACGGGATAGATACAGGTGCTTGTCATGGCGATTATTTAACAGCCATCGAGCTTCCGACTTTTAAAATACATCAAGTAAAAGCTAAAAAAGACTATTGGAAGGAAGAACAAAGATTATGGCAAATTCCAGTTCTTAAAGCCAAAGATTGGAACAATATGCAATTCGCAGATATTGATAAACAGCTTAACAAACTTGCTTACATAGAGGAACCTGAACTTGTAAATTACTTAGCAGAGATAAGAATTTGGAAAGAAGAATTAGTCAATTCTTATGCCGATATCCAGCTAAAAATCGAGAATTTGCGCAAGTCGCTGATGGAAGAACACAAGGAAAATTTTAGTATAGAAGCTAATAAATTTCCATTTAAGGCTTGTTTATTTAAAAGCAAAACCAATAATTTTACACTTGAATACTTAGAGAAAAACTTAAACACACCTAGTAAAGTAAGTGAACTAAAAAACCAATTGAAGCTATAA
- a CDS encoding GlxA family transcriptional regulator has product MKHLTIVVPNGNNNISSITGAFEIFNKANAYWISLGNKQLFAIQLAGIAETVEFNNGLFMVKPHTTISAIAKTNLIIIPSLNHNYNLALEGNGLLVDWLLNQYKNGAEVATICTGAFVLAASGLLDGKSCSTHWSVTENFRMMFPKVNLCTDRLITDEKGIYTNGGAYSFLNLMIYLVEKYYDRQTAIYCSKVFQIEIDRNTQSEFSIFSGQKQHSDAEILKAQTYIEQNLNEKITIDNLSLMFNIGRRNFDRRFIKATGNTPIEYAQRVKIEFAKKAFETNRKTINEVMYEVGYADVKAFREVFRKITGMSPLEYKSKYYKEALV; this is encoded by the coding sequence ATGAAACATTTAACAATAGTAGTTCCTAATGGAAACAATAACATCAGTAGCATTACTGGAGCATTTGAAATATTTAACAAGGCAAATGCTTATTGGATATCATTGGGTAACAAACAGTTATTTGCTATTCAATTGGCGGGAATTGCTGAAACGGTAGAATTTAATAATGGATTATTTATGGTTAAACCTCATACCACAATTTCGGCCATTGCCAAAACAAACCTCATTATTATACCTTCATTAAACCATAATTACAACCTTGCTTTAGAAGGCAATGGGTTGCTTGTAGATTGGCTGTTAAATCAATATAAAAACGGGGCAGAAGTGGCTACAATTTGTACAGGTGCATTTGTGTTGGCGGCATCAGGCTTACTTGATGGAAAAAGTTGCTCTACACATTGGTCTGTTACAGAAAACTTTAGAATGATGTTTCCTAAGGTGAATTTATGTACAGATAGATTAATAACTGATGAAAAGGGCATTTATACAAATGGTGGGGCTTATTCCTTCCTTAACTTGATGATTTATTTGGTCGAAAAATATTACGACAGGCAAACTGCCATTTATTGTTCTAAGGTATTTCAAATAGAGATTGACAGGAATACGCAATCTGAATTTTCTATTTTTTCTGGTCAGAAACAGCATAGCGATGCAGAGATATTAAAAGCGCAAACCTACATAGAGCAAAATTTGAATGAAAAGATTACGATTGATAATTTATCATTGATGTTTAATATTGGCCGGAGAAACTTTGACAGAAGATTCATTAAAGCTACTGGAAATACGCCGATTGAATATGCGCAAAGAGTGAAAATAGAGTTTGCAAAAAAAGCTTTTGAAACCAATCGGAAAACAATTAATGAAGTGATGTATGAAGTAGGTTATGCTGATGTAAAGGCTTTTCGTGAAGTTTTTAGAAAAATTACTGGAATGTCTCCGCTGGAATATAAGAGCAAATATTATAAAGAAGCCTTAGTTTAA
- a CDS encoding DinB family protein, producing MKNTDLVVKMIFDRWDASIKNCDELLASLSDETLLQEIAPGKNRGIYLLGHLVAVHDDMLRLLDMGEKLYPELFDPFIKSPDKTVPQLPSVATLREFWKAQCELLNQKFSALSVEDWFEKHTAVTAEDFANEPHRNKLNIIITRTSHLQYHLGQLRLLK from the coding sequence ATGAAAAATACAGACTTAGTTGTAAAAATGATATTTGATAGATGGGATGCCTCTATTAAAAACTGCGATGAACTACTAGCAAGTTTATCTGATGAAACGTTACTACAAGAGATTGCACCAGGTAAAAATAGAGGAATATATTTATTAGGTCACTTGGTTGCGGTGCATGATGACATGTTGAGATTATTAGATATGGGTGAAAAACTATACCCAGAATTGTTTGATCCATTTATCAAATCTCCTGATAAAACTGTGCCTCAACTTCCATCTGTTGCTACTTTAAGAGAATTCTGGAAAGCACAATGTGAACTTTTAAATCAGAAATTTAGTGCATTGTCCGTTGAAGATTGGTTCGAAAAACATACTGCTGTTACTGCTGAAGATTTTGCAAATGAACCTCATCGCAATAAGTTAAATATCATCATTACAAGAACATCTCACCTACAATACCACTTAGGCCAATTACGCCTACTTAAATAA
- a CDS encoding AraC family transcriptional regulator codes for MIGDHERYDLFGKTLLEVLVLKPPFNYEMPAAENACFHYMLENEMRYKIDEKEVSIANNESVLLNCRTVGNKMTSTNTATQNKLVIVHFHPDILKKIYDREMPTLLQKPKNAISNKTSERINNDFLIQKYIEGLLFYFENPSLVNEDILVLKLKEIIILLSQTKNAEAIQMILSQLFSPTIYSFKQIIAANLFSTITLDELADYCNLSLSSFKREFAKHYNDTPANYIKTKRLEKATELLTISDKRITDIAFECGFNDLANFTKSFHDKYSITPSNYRLNQIAK; via the coding sequence ATGATAGGCGACCACGAAAGATATGACTTATTTGGCAAGACACTATTAGAAGTTTTAGTGTTAAAGCCACCTTTTAATTATGAAATGCCCGCAGCAGAAAATGCTTGTTTTCATTACATGTTAGAGAATGAAATGCGTTATAAAATTGATGAGAAAGAAGTAAGTATTGCAAACAACGAATCTGTGCTACTTAATTGCAGAACCGTAGGCAATAAAATGACCAGCACAAATACTGCAACCCAAAACAAATTGGTTATTGTTCATTTCCATCCAGATATCTTAAAGAAGATTTATGATAGAGAAATGCCAACATTATTGCAGAAACCAAAAAATGCAATTTCAAATAAAACCAGTGAAAGAATAAATAACGATTTTCTAATCCAGAAATACATAGAAGGTCTTTTGTTCTATTTCGAAAATCCATCGCTGGTTAATGAGGATATTCTTGTATTAAAATTAAAGGAAATCATCATTTTACTCTCGCAAACTAAAAATGCCGAAGCCATTCAGATGATATTATCTCAATTGTTTTCGCCCACTATCTATTCTTTCAAACAAATTATAGCCGCCAATCTTTTTTCGACCATTACACTTGATGAACTAGCGGATTATTGCAATCTTAGTTTATCATCGTTTAAACGAGAGTTTGCAAAACACTATAACGATACCCCAGCCAACTACATCAAAACCAAACGTTTGGAAAAAGCGACCGAATTATTAACGATTTCCGACAAACGCATTACAGACATTGCCTTTGAATGTGGCTTTAATGATTTGGCAAATTTCACCAAGAGTTTCCACGATAAATACAGCATTACCCCAAGCAATTACAGGTTGAACCAAATTGCCAAATAA
- the arsM gene encoding arsenite methyltransferase, whose amino-acid sequence MNTEEIKSEIKKSYGDIAKGNIQVGCCSTDTACCTTDEFNNSMTEDYSNVEGYEKSADLSLGCGLPTEIANIQEGNTVIDLGSGAGNDAFIARRIVGENGKVIGIDMTPEMVIRALQNTQKLGYKNVEFVLGEIENMKEVSSNIADVVISNCVMNLVPDKEKAFNEVNRVLKVGGHFSISDIVFQGAIPQGVLEASEMYAGCVAGASDKGQYLGVIKKAGFKNIQIKKERLIELPDELLLKYINQEELDNYKKSGSGIYSVTIYADKLEEGNCCDTTENGCCGSETKTDTKTEKASCCGTTASTNGTGCC is encoded by the coding sequence ATGAATACAGAAGAAATTAAATCAGAAATCAAGAAATCCTATGGAGATATTGCAAAAGGAAATATCCAAGTAGGTTGTTGCTCAACGGACACAGCTTGTTGCACAACAGACGAATTTAATAACTCAATGACAGAAGATTATTCTAATGTAGAGGGCTACGAAAAAAGTGCAGACCTTTCATTAGGTTGCGGGCTTCCAACTGAAATTGCAAACATTCAAGAAGGCAACACTGTTATTGACCTTGGTTCGGGAGCAGGAAATGATGCTTTTATTGCTCGTAGAATTGTTGGAGAAAATGGAAAAGTAATTGGCATTGATATGACACCAGAAATGGTTATTCGTGCCTTACAAAACACTCAAAAATTAGGCTACAAAAATGTAGAATTTGTTTTAGGCGAAATTGAAAATATGAAAGAAGTTTCAAGCAATATAGCCGATGTAGTAATTAGTAACTGCGTTATGAACCTTGTGCCTGACAAAGAGAAAGCTTTTAATGAAGTAAACAGAGTTTTAAAAGTTGGTGGACATTTCAGCATTTCTGACATAGTTTTTCAAGGTGCAATTCCACAAGGTGTTTTAGAAGCCTCTGAAATGTATGCAGGTTGTGTTGCAGGTGCAAGTGATAAAGGACAATATTTAGGCGTAATCAAAAAAGCAGGTTTCAAAAATATTCAAATTAAAAAAGAACGACTTATTGAATTACCTGACGAGCTTCTTTTAAAATACATAAACCAAGAAGAACTTGACAACTATAAAAAATCAGGTTCGGGAATTTATAGTGTAACAATTTATGCAGACAAATTAGAAGAAGGAAACTGTTGCGACACGACAGAAAATGGTTGCTGTGGTAGTGAAACAAAGACGGACACTAAAACTGAAAAAGCGTCTTGTTGTGGAACGACAGCAAGTACAAACGGAACAGGTTGTTGCTAA
- a CDS encoding SRPBCC domain-containing protein translates to MTASNFTSTILVDKTPAEAFKAINNVRGWWQGEIEGNTEKLNDEFSYRMKDVHYSKQRIIESIPNEKVVWQVIDSELSSFKDKGEWTGTTIVFEITEVGDKTEIRFTHIGLVPTFECYGGCSWAWGELIQQSLFSFLTTGKGVNVFG, encoded by the coding sequence ATGACTGCATCAAATTTTACATCAACAATTTTGGTTGATAAAACACCAGCTGAAGCATTTAAAGCCATTAACAATGTACGTGGTTGGTGGCAAGGCGAAATTGAAGGCAATACTGAAAAGCTAAATGACGAGTTTTCCTACCGGATGAAGGATGTACATTATTCGAAACAACGCATCATAGAATCTATTCCAAATGAAAAAGTAGTTTGGCAAGTGATTGATAGCGAATTAAGTTCTTTCAAAGACAAAGGCGAGTGGACAGGCACCACAATAGTTTTTGAAATTACGGAAGTTGGTGATAAAACAGAAATTCGTTTTACACACATCGGCCTGGTGCCAACATTCGAATGTTATGGAGGTTGTTCATGGGCTTGGGGCGAGCTTATTCAACAGAGCTTGTTTAGTTTTTTAACAACAGGAAAGGGTGTAAACGTTTTTGGCTAG
- the xerA gene encoding site-specific tyrosine recombinase/integron integrase, producing MAEEKVTWRADLVIHNGQNRIAIYFKKDIDLIARVKKLTGVKWSQSLKAWHIADNKKNRERFNLRIEKTQDLSLDKVDALLNFEQWLLAKRYSSNTIKTYLDAIKSFFKFYDNKALDKIDNADVIVYHNEFILKNKLSSSYQNQIINAIKLYFSIIKETVIVIEKIHRPKRENLLPNVLSKEEIKEILNAHGNIKHKTMLSLIYSCGLRRSELLNLKLNDIDSNRNIVIIRQSKNKKDRIVPLSPKILTMLRDYYISYKPKIWLFEGQNIGEMYSEKSLQSILKQALVKVKITKPVTLHWLRHSYATHLLESGTDLRYIQELLGHNSSKTTEIYTHVSTKSLQQIKSPFDDL from the coding sequence ATGGCCGAAGAGAAAGTAACTTGGAGAGCCGATTTAGTAATACACAACGGACAGAACAGAATTGCGATCTATTTTAAAAAAGACATTGATTTAATAGCTAGAGTAAAAAAATTAACTGGCGTAAAATGGAGCCAAAGCTTAAAAGCTTGGCATATTGCCGATAATAAGAAAAACAGGGAAAGATTTAACTTAAGAATTGAAAAAACACAAGACTTAAGTTTAGACAAAGTAGACGCACTATTAAACTTTGAGCAATGGCTTTTGGCTAAAAGGTATAGCTCTAACACTATCAAAACTTATTTGGATGCAATTAAATCTTTCTTTAAATTTTATGACAATAAAGCCTTAGATAAGATTGATAACGCTGATGTAATTGTTTACCACAATGAGTTCATTTTAAAAAATAAGCTATCATCCTCTTATCAAAATCAAATTATTAATGCAATTAAGCTCTATTTTTCAATAATTAAAGAAACTGTAATTGTTATCGAAAAAATACACCGCCCAAAAAGAGAAAACCTTTTGCCAAACGTTTTAAGCAAAGAAGAAATAAAGGAAATATTGAATGCTCATGGCAATATTAAACATAAAACGATGCTTTCGTTGATTTATAGTTGTGGTTTGCGCAGAAGTGAATTGCTTAATCTAAAACTTAATGATATAGACTCGAATAGAAATATTGTAATAATCAGACAGTCTAAAAACAAAAAAGATAGAATTGTACCCTTGAGCCCTAAAATATTGACGATGCTTCGCGATTATTATATAAGTTACAAACCAAAAATATGGCTTTTTGAGGGACAAAATATTGGAGAGATGTACAGTGAGAAAAGCTTACAGAGTATTTTGAAACAGGCTTTGGTTAAAGTAAAAATCACGAAGCCTGTAACCCTGCATTGGCTTAGACACAGTTACGCTACCCATTTACTAGAAAGTGGAACTGATTTAAGGTATATACAGGAATTATTGGGACATAACAGCAGTAAAACAACCGAGATTTATACTCATGTAAGCACAAAAAGCTTGCAACAAATTAAAAGTCCGTTTGATGATTTATAA
- a CDS encoding class I SAM-dependent methyltransferase, whose translation MSRQTDNFYNHFSFLYPVVDLFLKPQKHKLFQEINKLPTGQLLEIGVGNGSHLKLYKTHQVTGIDTSFSMLDTAKKHSTANIQLLQMNGEELLFPDQTFDYVILSHVIAVVDQPEKVLEETYRVLKPNGQIFILNHFTPNNWLRHIDKAFQVFSKAFHFKSVFHISNLTTIKKFTLLNEISFGQLSYFKLLIYKKA comes from the coding sequence ATGAGCAGACAAACCGACAATTTCTACAATCATTTTTCATTTCTATATCCTGTGGTAGATCTATTCTTGAAACCACAAAAGCATAAGCTATTTCAGGAAATTAATAAACTTCCCACTGGACAGTTACTAGAAATTGGCGTTGGCAATGGTAGCCATTTAAAGCTATACAAAACACATCAAGTTACTGGCATTGATACTTCTTTTAGCATGTTAGACACTGCTAAAAAGCACAGCACAGCTAACATCCAACTGTTGCAAATGAATGGAGAAGAATTGCTGTTTCCAGACCAAACTTTTGATTATGTTATTCTCTCTCACGTTATTGCTGTTGTAGATCAGCCCGAAAAGGTGCTGGAAGAAACTTACCGAGTATTAAAACCTAATGGACAAATATTTATCCTCAATCATTTTACACCTAACAATTGGCTAAGACATATAGACAAGGCTTTTCAAGTGTTTTCAAAAGCATTTCATTTTAAATCAGTATTTCACATCAGCAACTTAACTACTATAAAAAAGTTTACCCTTTTAAATGAAATCAGCTTCGGTCAATTATCCTATTTTAAACTTTTAATTTACAAGAAGGCTTGA
- a CDS encoding GNAT family N-acetyltransferase produces MTITISDRRDILLDDIIDLYKANKWSAADKPNELYNALTNSHSLISAWDNDKLVGLGNAISDGYLVVYYPHLLVHPNYQGKGIGQMIVKKMQEKYGHFHMQMLTADGKAIEFYNKVGFVKAGNTQSMWIYKGDDY; encoded by the coding sequence ATGACTATCACCATTTCAGACAGACGAGATATTTTACTTGATGACATTATTGATTTATACAAGGCAAACAAGTGGAGTGCTGCTGATAAACCAAATGAGTTGTACAATGCATTAACAAATTCTCATTCCTTAATTTCTGCTTGGGATAATGATAAATTAGTGGGTCTGGGCAATGCGATTTCTGATGGATATTTAGTTGTTTATTACCCTCACTTACTTGTCCACCCAAACTATCAGGGCAAAGGCATTGGACAAATGATAGTAAAAAAAATGCAAGAAAAATATGGACACTTTCACATGCAAATGCTTACCGCAGATGGAAAGGCTATAGAATTTTACAATAAAGTAGGTTTTGTAAAGGCAGGAAATACCCAATCCATGTGGATCTACAAAGGAGACGATTATTAA
- a CDS encoding SRPBCC domain-containing protein produces MKNNLLFDFIVDKPSKTVFVNREFNADLPLVWDAFTTQEILDQWWAPKPFASRTKVMNFEVGGRRFYAMVSPEGNEHWAIQKYTSISPKTNFKMLNAFADADENPQLPGSDWDFNFSEENGITKVSIIIKNDSLERMEKMIEMGFKEGFTMTLNDLDTLLETLSNK; encoded by the coding sequence ATGAAAAACAATTTATTATTCGATTTTATTGTAGACAAACCTTCAAAAACGGTATTTGTTAATAGAGAATTTAATGCAGACCTTCCTTTAGTTTGGGATGCTTTTACCACACAAGAAATCCTTGATCAATGGTGGGCTCCAAAACCATTTGCTTCAAGAACAAAGGTGATGAATTTTGAGGTTGGTGGCAGAAGGTTTTATGCGATGGTAAGTCCAGAAGGTAATGAACATTGGGCAATCCAGAAATATACTTCCATAAGCCCAAAAACTAATTTTAAAATGCTAAATGCTTTTGCTGATGCTGATGAAAACCCGCAATTGCCTGGTTCAGATTGGGATTTTAATTTCAGTGAAGAAAACGGCATAACAAAAGTGAGCATCATCATTAAAAATGATTCGCTTGAACGCATGGAGAAAATGATTGAAATGGGTTTCAAAGAAGGATTTACAATGACATTGAATGACTTAGATACGTTGCTAGAAACTTTATCTAATAAATAA
- a CDS encoding ArsR/SmtB family transcription factor: MRRDVFQAIADPTRRAIITLIALQAMTPNALAEHFDTTRQAVSKHLKILTECELVKQEQKGREIYYQLEIERMKDIDKWLEQFRKIWETRFNQLDELLLKLKTEKNGK; this comes from the coding sequence ATGAGAAGAGATGTTTTTCAGGCCATAGCCGATCCCACGAGAAGGGCAATCATTACATTGATCGCTTTGCAAGCGATGACACCAAATGCCTTGGCAGAGCATTTTGACACCACCCGACAGGCTGTTTCTAAACACTTAAAAATATTAACCGAATGTGAGTTAGTTAAACAAGAACAAAAAGGAAGGGAAATTTATTACCAACTGGAAATAGAAAGAATGAAAGACATAGATAAATGGCTGGAACAGTTCAGAAAGATTTGGGAAACACGCTTTAATCAGCTGGATGAATTATTATTGAAACTTAAGACTGAAAAAAATGGAAAGTAA
- a CDS encoding OsmC family peroxiredoxin: MKRTAKAHWAGNLKEGRGEITTQSGILNNTNYSFKTRFVGEETGTNPEELLAAAHAGCFTMAVSAALTEKGLNPTALDTEATVQMEGLSITSVHLHITGTVQGLSAAEFEAITKGAEKNCLISKVLSIPISSEAHLEF; the protein is encoded by the coding sequence ATGAAACGTACAGCAAAAGCACATTGGGCAGGTAATCTAAAAGAAGGTAGAGGCGAAATAACTACACAAAGTGGAATTTTAAACAACACAAACTACAGTTTTAAAACTCGTTTTGTGGGAGAAGAAACTGGCACAAATCCAGAAGAATTATTAGCAGCTGCACATGCAGGATGTTTTACAATGGCTGTTAGCGCTGCCTTAACAGAAAAAGGATTAAATCCAACAGCATTAGACACAGAAGCAACAGTGCAAATGGAAGGTTTGTCTATCACTTCAGTACATCTTCATATTACTGGAACGGTACAAGGTTTAAGCGCAGCAGAATTTGAAGCCATTACTAAAGGAGCTGAGAAAAACTGCCTTATCTCTAAAGTATTGAGCATACCGATCAGTTCAGAAGCTCACCTAGAATTTTAA